A genomic window from Nicotiana sylvestris chromosome 11, ASM39365v2, whole genome shotgun sequence includes:
- the LOC104249576 gene encoding uncharacterized protein, giving the protein MGALAPLSHWIPEDDLLLKNSIEAGASLESLAKGAVQFSRRFTVQELQDRWHALLYDTVVSAEASALMIEFDHSASTQKCNRFENSKESKKSVLMKRKSESIRSCYYAMRKRIRNDPFDSMDMNFLGGAGNNDEPQSVDCVFIDSIRDTFGNQQLNVDVICNGILEHGLDDSVGASDGVTASPCFPIGLRYHNGDIPLRSFNAPEDFHNAGEESVSLTENQSTVGELGQLKELPVCGLFEAEALEPNLPSMTGPCDDNLINSSGFESQVFNSPVPHCGLSFDNLGYSPTPPEMPDWSTIGDISIPALPDFEEGLNVQNTFVVAIDSSTNKTDASRYGVVSSHSNLRDDMSCDELTNSAPSTDDYLAELSKSLLNFSDEEDLFGPDGNETIDKSYFDGLSSLLLDCPDGGGDMPDKGVSEASNAPDERLTILDDACPREFSDKCVYQYGDKPLASSSEFQMLSSALTVNPAFPEMRGGVICCTLSSEDPEVPSNDDVFLPVRMPSTSFPSMAHWKYDETYHPLSSSVKDLSINHRTNDGRAVLMKNNQNSHSEYSTSYLMIEPPSKSEKFNSDHKVKYELPNDNNQHVLRRNLNTSDSPRPVISGKFNAVNTCQGAVKENIAKDEHGKSLSWNYADASQCLEKKAICTKEHGITTILQKNEPILAETVLMKTTIPETSPNNFSSDSEEFLYESDEDIPYFSDVEALILDMDLSPNNQDIYSSKGVKTYQVEDPRMIIRLEQADHACERRDIAAHGAFAVLAGRRSKHFIRKPAVLLGRASADVKVDIDLGRESRHNKISRRQATIKMDMGGLFHLRNVGKYSIHVNGKEVHRKQSLTLTSGSFIEVRDLTFSFEINQSEVKRYIDILKESQSQDIKV; this is encoded by the exons GCTGGTGCTTCTTTGGAATCACTTGCAAAAGGTGCAGTTCAATTTTCCCGGAGATTTACGGTTCAAGAATTGCAAGATCGATGGCATGCTCTCCTTTATGATACAGTTGTTTCAGCTGAAGCATCAGCACTCATGATTGAGTTTGACCACTCTGCATCGACACAGAAATGTAATAGGTTTGAGAATTCCAAGGAAAGTAAAAAATCCGTTCTAATGAAGAGAAAAAGTGAGAGTATCCGCTCATGTTATTATGCTATGCGTAAGAGAATTCGGAATGACCCATTTGACTCGATGGATATGAATTTTCTTGGCGGAGCTGGTAACAATGACGAGCCTCAGTCTGTGGATTGTGTATTTATAGATTCAATAAGAGATACCTTTGGTAATCAACAATTAAATGTTGATGTCATATGCAATGGCATTCTGGAACATGGGCTTGATGATTCTGTCGGGGCTAGTGATGGTGTTACTGCTTCTCCTTGTTTTCCGATTGGACTCCGCTATCATAATGGAGACATTCCTCTTAGAAGCTTTAATGCTCCTGAGGACTTCCATAATGCTGGTGAAGAAAGTGTTTCCCTTACTGAGAATCAAAGCACTGTTGGAGAATTGGGCCAATTGAAAGAATTGCCTGTTTGTGGATTATTTGAAGCCGAGGCTTTAGAACCCAATTTGCCATCTATGACAGGTCCATGTGATGATAATTTGATAAACTCTTCTGGATTTGAAAGCCAGGTCTTTAACTCACCAGTTCCACATTGTGGTTTGTCATTTGACAACCTTGGTTATTCACCTACTCCACCTGAAATGCCAGATTGGAGTACAATTGGAGATATTTCTATCCCAGCTTTGCCTGATTTCGAGGAAGGACTGAATGTACAGAATACTTTTGTAGTTGCTATTGATAGCAGTACGAATAAAACAGATGCATCACGATATGGTGTTGTAAGTTCACATTCCAACTTGAGAGACGATATGTCATGTGATGAGCTGACAAATTCAGCACCTAGTACTGATGACTACTTAGCAGAGTTGTCAAAATCTTTGCTTAACTTTTCAGATGAGGAAGATCTATTTGGCCCTGATGGAAATGAAACGATCGATAAGTCTTATTTTGATGGCTTGAGCTCACTTCTCTTGGATTGTCCTGATGGTGGAGGTGACATGCCTGATAAAGGTGTATCAGAGGCTTCAAATGCTCCAGATGAACGGCTTACCATTCTTGATGATGCTTGTCCCAGAGAATTCAGTGACAAATGTGTGTACCAATATGGTGATAAGCCTCTAGCTTCCAGTTCAGAGTTTCAAATGCTATCCTCCGCATTGACTGTCAATCCAGCTTTTCCTGAAATGCGTGGTGGAGTTATTTGTTGCACATTAAGCTCTGAGGACCCGGAAGTTCCTAGCAATGATGATGTTTTTCTTCCTGTTCGGATGCCGTCAACATCATTTCCGTCTATGGCACATTGGAAATATGATGAGACTTATCATCCATTATCCTCGTCTGTCAAAGATTTGTCGATTAATCATAGGACCAATGATGGACGAGCTGTCTTGATGAAAAATAACCAAAATAGTCATTCGGAATACAGTACTTCTTATCTGATGATTGAGCCGCCGTCAAAATCGGAAAAGTTCAATAGTGATCACAAAGTTAAGTATGAGTTGCCCAACGATAATAACCAACATGTTCTACGGAGGAATCTGAACACTTCTGATAGTCCAAGGCCAGTCATTTCAGGAAAATTTAATGCAGTAAATACCTGTCAAGGAGCTGTTAAAGAAAATATTGCAAAGGATGAACATGGAAAAAGTCTCAGTTGGAATTATGCTGATGCCTCCCAGTGCTTGGAGAAGAAAGCTATTTGCACTAAGGAACACGGCATTACCACCATCCTTCAAAAGAATGAACCTATACTTGCTGAAACTGTCCTCATGAAAACAACAATCCCTGAAACAAGTCCAAACAATTTTTCATCAGATTCGGAAGAGTTTCTTTATGAGAGTGATGAGGACATACCCTACTTTTCTGATGTTGAAGCTCTG ATCCTTGATATGGATTTGAGCCCAAATAACCAGGATATATATTCTAGTAAGGGAG TCAAAACGTATCAGGTTGAAGATCCTAGAATGATCATCAGGCTGGAGCAGGCTGATCATGCTTGTGAACGGAGAGATATTGCTGCACATGGAGCATTTGCTGTTTTAGCTGGCCGTCGCTCAAAGCATTTTATTAGAAAACCGGCG GTGCTACTGGGAAGAGCATCTGCAGATGTTAAAGTTGATATCGACTTGGGCAGAGAAAGTCGCCATAATAAAATTTCCAGACGACAG GCAACTATAAAGATGGACATGGGTGGACTATTCCATTTGCGGAACGTTGGAAAATATTCAATTCATGTGAACGGCAAAGAAGTACATCGTAAACAGAGTCTAACCCTCACTTCTGGTTCCTTCATTGAG GTAAGGGATCTTACATTTTCATTTGAGATTAATCAAAGTGAAGTAAAGCGGTATATAGACATCCTGAAGGAAAGCCAAAGTCAGGATATCAAAGTTTGA